The following proteins are encoded in a genomic region of Polynucleobacter paludilacus:
- a CDS encoding RsmB/NOP family class I SAM-dependent RNA methyltransferase → MSKERSPRGSGPRSSNTKSYAAKSRDASKRPERRNASGNLIAPVGQKNFSNAKALPQHAIHLERLLPELLSFEQPADRVVSRYFRAEPQLGNRDRALIAESAFAILRRKNEFAQFAESGTGSQARRLALLGLVSALSEGGLGSANRTESAIADLAHVLQPGEYEWLQRFSTVDPQALNPLVRNNLPEWLWDAFGEYPGEEAREDLAKALMHPALLDLRANTMKINREQLLADMNALGGRYQAIPTPYAPDGVRIMGKPALQNTVAFKAGAFEVQDEGSQLLAYLLAPKRGEMVVDFCAGAGGKTLAIGALMRSTGRLYAFDTSERRLANLKPRQARSGLSNVHPVWIDSENDAKIKRLAGKIDRVLVDAPCSGMGTLRRNPDLKWRQTPQGVLELNQKQTNILHSASRLLKPGGRLVYATCSLLPQENQKIAEDFLANHPEFEIVPAAEALKPLFPKDILPIGCSKDNPWWQLWPHIHGTDGFFGAIFQRKASTTPLKELSKKSKEEPEQ, encoded by the coding sequence ATGAGTAAAGAACGTTCACCGCGTGGGTCTGGCCCACGCAGCAGTAATACCAAAAGCTACGCAGCTAAAAGCCGAGATGCCTCAAAGCGTCCAGAGCGACGCAATGCCAGTGGTAACTTAATCGCTCCTGTTGGTCAAAAGAATTTCTCGAACGCCAAGGCCTTGCCTCAGCATGCAATTCATTTAGAGCGTTTATTGCCAGAACTCCTGAGTTTTGAGCAGCCAGCCGATCGAGTGGTGAGTCGCTATTTTCGTGCTGAGCCACAGCTGGGTAATCGCGACCGTGCTTTGATTGCAGAGAGTGCCTTTGCGATCTTGCGAAGAAAAAATGAGTTTGCTCAGTTTGCTGAGAGTGGGACTGGCTCACAAGCTAGACGTCTCGCTCTCTTGGGTTTGGTTTCCGCTCTCTCTGAGGGCGGTCTAGGCTCTGCTAATCGTACCGAGAGCGCGATTGCTGATCTTGCACATGTTCTCCAGCCTGGGGAGTACGAGTGGTTGCAGCGCTTCTCAACTGTCGACCCGCAAGCCCTAAATCCATTGGTGCGGAACAATTTACCTGAATGGTTATGGGATGCTTTTGGAGAGTATCCGGGTGAGGAGGCGCGCGAAGACTTAGCTAAAGCATTGATGCATCCGGCCTTGCTCGATTTAAGAGCCAACACCATGAAAATCAATCGCGAGCAATTGCTTGCCGATATGAATGCGCTCGGTGGTCGCTATCAAGCCATCCCGACTCCGTATGCTCCTGATGGTGTCCGCATCATGGGCAAGCCTGCCCTACAAAATACAGTGGCCTTTAAAGCTGGCGCTTTTGAAGTGCAAGATGAGGGCAGTCAATTATTGGCCTACTTGCTTGCCCCCAAGCGAGGCGAGATGGTAGTCGATTTTTGTGCTGGTGCAGGCGGTAAAACTTTAGCCATTGGAGCTCTGATGCGCTCGACAGGGCGCCTTTATGCTTTTGACACCTCAGAGCGTCGACTTGCGAACTTAAAGCCAAGACAAGCCCGCAGCGGCCTCTCAAATGTCCATCCTGTGTGGATTGATAGTGAGAACGATGCCAAGATCAAGCGCTTGGCCGGCAAGATTGATCGCGTCCTGGTGGATGCCCCCTGTAGTGGCATGGGCACTTTGCGACGTAACCCAGATCTAAAATGGCGTCAAACTCCTCAGGGAGTTTTAGAGCTCAATCAAAAGCAGACCAACATTTTGCATTCGGCTAGCCGCTTGCTCAAACCCGGGGGGCGCTTGGTATACGCCACCTGCAGTCTCCTGCCTCAGGAAAACCAAAAAATAGCGGAAGATTTTTTGGCCAATCATCCTGAGTTTGAGATTGTCCCTGCAGCGGAAGCGCTTAAGCCATTGTTTCCAAAGGATATTTTGCCAATTGGTTGCAGTAAAGACAATCCTTGGTGGCAGTTATGGCCCCATATTCATGGGACTGATGGCTTCTTTGGAGCTATTTTCCAAAGAAAAGCCAGCACTACGCCTCTCAAAGAGCTCTCCAAGAAGTCAAAAGAAGAGCCTGAGCAATAA
- the purN gene encoding phosphoribosylglycinamide formyltransferase codes for MLSIVTLISGRGSNFEAIVKTAQKEAWPVIFSGVIANHSAAKGLDFARSEGIPAFTVEHRAHASRESFDEALIHKIDQLGADLVVLAGFMRILTPQFIRHFEGRLINIHPALLPQFPGLHTHERALEAGVKTHGATVHFVTEGVDEGPIICQASVPVLEGDSAEALAARVLAAEHQIYPRAVKWFLDGRLRIEGNQVKLSPPEAQFFKYE; via the coding sequence ATGCTTTCAATCGTTACCTTAATCTCCGGCCGCGGATCCAATTTCGAGGCCATCGTCAAAACTGCCCAAAAAGAGGCTTGGCCAGTCATTTTTTCAGGGGTGATTGCCAATCATTCTGCCGCCAAGGGCCTTGATTTTGCTCGCTCAGAGGGTATTCCTGCTTTTACAGTTGAGCATCGTGCTCATGCAAGTCGAGAGTCTTTTGATGAGGCGCTTATTCATAAAATTGACCAATTAGGGGCTGATTTGGTCGTATTGGCTGGTTTCATGAGAATTCTGACCCCGCAATTTATTCGACATTTTGAAGGTCGTTTGATCAATATTCATCCTGCCTTATTGCCCCAGTTCCCCGGTTTGCATACCCATGAGCGGGCTTTAGAGGCAGGCGTGAAGACTCACGGGGCAACTGTCCACTTTGTCACTGAGGGAGTGGATGAAGGCCCCATCATTTGCCAAGCCTCAGTGCCAGTCTTGGAGGGCGATAGCGCCGAGGCTCTAGCTGCCCGTGTTTTGGCCGCTGAGCATCAAATCTACCCGCGGGCCGTAAAATGGTTCCTTGATGGACGATTGCGCATTGAAGGTAATCAAGTGAAGTTATCTCCCCCTGAGGCGCAATTTTTTAAATATGAGTAA
- a CDS encoding bifunctional riboflavin kinase/FAD synthetase produces MNVFRGPTQFSAGPACALTIGNFDGVHRGHRALLQQLKTGAKEKGLVSCVMTFEPHPKEFFSPEQAPPRILNLRDKLSAFSDAGIDRVVVEHFDNAFAKLTPEEFVSEILLKRLNAKWVLIGDDFCYGSKRAGNFESLQASGKKYGFEVSSIDTILEDGERISSSALRDALASGDMLLASTLLGRPYGISGHVIHGQKLGRELGFPTLNLAVANHLHHRKPATSGIFVAQVHGLSDQPLPAVASLGVRPTVEDQGRVLLETHVFDFNQDAYGKVITVELLEKIRDEAKYSDLNSLTHAIAADAQHARNYFQKKTYV; encoded by the coding sequence GTGAACGTATTCCGTGGCCCCACCCAGTTTTCTGCAGGACCAGCTTGTGCCTTAACCATCGGTAATTTCGACGGCGTGCACAGGGGTCATCGCGCCCTGCTACAACAACTGAAAACTGGCGCCAAGGAAAAAGGGCTAGTAAGCTGCGTCATGACTTTTGAGCCGCACCCTAAGGAATTTTTCTCCCCAGAGCAAGCGCCCCCTCGAATTTTGAATCTGCGCGACAAGCTTTCTGCATTTTCTGATGCCGGCATTGACCGAGTGGTGGTGGAGCATTTTGATAATGCCTTCGCCAAACTTACCCCAGAAGAATTTGTTTCGGAGATTCTGCTGAAGCGCCTGAATGCAAAGTGGGTTTTGATTGGGGACGACTTTTGTTATGGCTCCAAACGGGCAGGTAATTTTGAGAGCTTACAAGCTTCTGGCAAAAAATATGGTTTTGAGGTTTCAAGCATCGATACCATTCTTGAAGATGGTGAACGCATCTCCAGCTCTGCGCTACGTGATGCATTAGCAAGTGGGGATATGCTCCTTGCCAGTACATTACTGGGTCGTCCCTACGGTATTTCTGGTCACGTGATACATGGCCAAAAATTAGGTCGAGAACTTGGCTTTCCCACCCTCAACCTTGCTGTCGCAAATCATCTACACCATCGCAAACCTGCAACCAGCGGGATCTTTGTGGCGCAGGTTCATGGTCTGTCTGACCAGCCTTTGCCAGCTGTGGCCAGCCTGGGTGTTAGACCTACCGTAGAAGATCAAGGACGTGTCTTGCTAGAAACACACGTGTTTGATTTCAATCAAGATGCTTATGGCAAAGTCATTACCGTAGAACTCTTAGAAAAAATTCGGGATGAGGCAAAGTACTCCGACCTCAATTCTCTTACCCATGCCATTGCGGCAGATGCTCAGCACGCCAGAAATTATTTCCAGAAAAAAACTTATGTCTGA
- the ileS gene encoding isoleucine--tRNA ligase, with translation MSEKENIYPVNLLDTPFPMRGDLAKREPQWVAQWQKNKLYEKIREAHAHQPKFILHDGPPYANGDIHIGHAVNKILKDMIVKSRWLMGFDSVYVPGWDCHGMPIEIQIEKQFGKNLPTAEVQSKARAYAQVQIDKQKKDFERLGVLGDWNNPYLTMNYRNEADEIRALGKIWEKGYVFRGLKPVNWCFDCGSALAEAEVEYQDKTDTTVDVAFAFDDAQLPALATAFGLNALPNKPGMIVIWTTTPWTLPANQALNVHPEVSYALVDTGDTLLILAKDRVETCLDEYGLAGKVLATCLGSQLENISFWHPLAKLDEGYRRLSPIYPAEYVTLDTGTGIVHSSPAYGEEDFKSCKAHGLSDKEILNPVMGNGVYASWLPLFANEFIWKANPKIVEALRQAGSLLKDKTYTHSYMHCWRHKSPIIYRATSQWFASMDKKPSDGKASLRETALAGIENTQFFPSWGKQRLHSMIANRPDWTLSRQRQWGVPMAFLVHKESGEPHPRTPELLEEVAKRVEQGGIEAWQKLELSELIGDEAGQYEKNRDTLDVWFDSGTTHWHVIRGSHRHELYRPEAETAEGRLADLYLEGSDQHRGWFHSSLLTGSMLDGKPPYKALLTHGFTVDGQGRKMSKSVGNVIAPQQVADKLGAEIIRLWVASTDYSGEMTISDEILKRVVESYRRIRNTLRFLLANLADFDPSKHAMSADQWLEIDRYAVALAAQLQDEVKDSYQAYEFQPAVVRMLSFCSEDLGGFYLDILKDRLYTSAPDSPDRRAAQNALFHITKNLLKWVAPFLSFTAEEAWQVLPHAASEQAKASIFMEEFGKFPEIANAAELLAKWHRIREIRSEVTKAIEIEREAGNVGSSLQAELVIKLPEPDFAILNSLGNDLRFVTITSSASIELHQGLLEIAVRASQCKKCGRCWHHAADVGSNADHPDLCGRCISNLFASGEHRLFA, from the coding sequence ATGTCTGAAAAAGAAAACATCTATCCAGTCAACCTTCTAGATACTCCATTTCCAATGCGGGGAGATCTAGCCAAGCGCGAACCACAATGGGTTGCACAATGGCAAAAAAATAAGCTCTACGAAAAGATTCGTGAGGCACATGCGCATCAACCGAAGTTCATCTTGCATGATGGCCCACCATATGCAAACGGCGATATTCATATTGGGCATGCAGTCAATAAGATTCTCAAAGACATGATCGTCAAATCCCGTTGGCTGATGGGTTTTGACTCTGTCTATGTGCCAGGCTGGGATTGTCATGGTATGCCAATTGAGATTCAAATTGAAAAACAATTTGGTAAAAATCTACCGACCGCTGAAGTGCAATCGAAAGCGCGTGCTTATGCTCAAGTACAAATTGATAAACAGAAAAAAGATTTTGAGCGCTTAGGCGTGCTTGGGGATTGGAATAATCCCTATCTCACCATGAACTATCGCAATGAGGCCGACGAGATTCGTGCCTTGGGCAAGATCTGGGAAAAAGGCTATGTCTTTCGCGGACTCAAGCCTGTGAACTGGTGTTTTGATTGCGGCTCTGCATTGGCCGAAGCCGAAGTGGAATACCAAGACAAGACCGACACAACTGTTGACGTCGCATTTGCATTTGATGATGCGCAACTACCTGCACTTGCCACAGCTTTTGGCTTAAATGCATTGCCAAACAAGCCCGGTATGATTGTGATTTGGACCACCACTCCTTGGACCTTGCCTGCTAACCAAGCCTTAAATGTCCACCCTGAAGTCAGCTATGCATTGGTAGATACCGGTGACACCTTGCTGATTCTGGCAAAAGACCGCGTTGAGACTTGCTTGGATGAATATGGCCTCGCAGGCAAAGTGCTTGCCACTTGTCTAGGTAGTCAATTGGAGAATATTTCTTTCTGGCATCCTTTGGCAAAATTGGATGAAGGTTATCGTCGTCTATCACCCATCTATCCTGCGGAGTACGTCACACTCGATACTGGCACTGGCATCGTCCACTCCTCACCCGCCTACGGTGAGGAAGACTTCAAATCTTGCAAAGCCCATGGCTTGTCTGACAAAGAGATTCTGAATCCTGTGATGGGTAATGGCGTCTATGCCTCATGGTTGCCCCTCTTTGCTAATGAATTTATCTGGAAAGCCAATCCGAAGATTGTCGAAGCCCTTCGTCAAGCGGGAAGCTTGCTAAAAGATAAAACCTATACGCACTCCTACATGCATTGCTGGCGCCACAAGTCGCCCATCATTTATCGCGCAACCTCACAATGGTTTGCTAGCATGGATAAGAAGCCGAGCGATGGCAAGGCTAGCTTACGAGAAACTGCCCTAGCTGGCATTGAGAACACCCAATTTTTCCCCAGCTGGGGTAAGCAGCGCTTACACAGCATGATCGCCAATCGTCCTGACTGGACTTTGTCACGCCAACGCCAATGGGGTGTGCCGATGGCTTTCTTGGTTCACAAAGAAAGTGGTGAGCCACATCCCAGAACACCAGAACTGCTTGAGGAAGTGGCAAAACGGGTTGAACAGGGCGGTATAGAAGCTTGGCAAAAATTAGAATTAAGTGAACTCATTGGCGATGAAGCAGGTCAATACGAAAAGAATCGAGATACGCTGGATGTCTGGTTTGACTCAGGCACGACACATTGGCATGTAATTCGGGGCTCGCATCGCCATGAACTCTATCGCCCAGAAGCAGAAACCGCTGAAGGTAGACTGGCTGATCTTTATCTCGAAGGCTCAGATCAACATCGCGGCTGGTTTCATTCATCGCTATTAACCGGCTCGATGCTCGATGGCAAACCACCCTATAAGGCATTGCTCACGCATGGCTTTACGGTAGACGGACAAGGTCGCAAGATGAGTAAGTCTGTTGGCAATGTCATCGCACCGCAACAGGTTGCCGATAAGCTCGGCGCAGAAATCATTCGCTTGTGGGTTGCATCGACGGATTACTCAGGAGAGATGACTATCTCCGATGAGATTCTCAAACGAGTAGTAGAAAGTTATCGTCGCATTCGTAACACCCTGCGTTTCTTATTGGCGAACTTGGCAGACTTTGACCCCAGCAAGCATGCTATGTCAGCTGACCAGTGGTTAGAGATTGATCGCTATGCTGTAGCCTTGGCCGCTCAATTGCAAGATGAGGTCAAAGACTCTTATCAAGCTTATGAATTCCAGCCCGCAGTTGTTCGAATGCTCAGCTTCTGCTCAGAAGATCTTGGTGGCTTCTACCTCGATATCCTCAAAGACCGCCTATATACCAGCGCCCCCGATTCTCCTGATCGTCGTGCAGCTCAGAATGCGCTCTTTCATATTACAAAGAATCTACTTAAATGGGTTGCGCCATTCCTTTCCTTCACGGCAGAAGAGGCTTGGCAGGTACTGCCTCATGCTGCCAGTGAACAAGCCAAGGCATCGATCTTCATGGAAGAGTTTGGAAAATTTCCTGAAATTGCCAATGCCGCTGAGTTACTGGCTAAATGGCATCGCATTCGGGAGATTCGGTCTGAGGTAACCAAAGCAATCGAAATCGAGCGTGAAGCAGGCAACGTTGGCTCATCACTTCAAGCTGAATTGGTGATCAAGCTACCCGAGCCTGATTTTGCAATTCTGAATAGTTTAGGTAATGACCTACGCTTTGTCACGATTACTTCGAGTGCTTCGATTGAGCTCCATCAAGGGCTGCTTGAAATTGCAGTACGGGCCAGTCAATGTAAAAAATGTGGTCGTTGCTGGCATCACGCTGCTGATGTGGGTAGTAATGCCGATCATCCCGATTTATGTGGCCGCTGTATTAGCAACCTTTTTGCCAGCGGTGAACATCGCTTATTTGCTTAA
- the lspA gene encoding signal peptidase II produces MPLYYSLTIATLALLLDQCTKWLALSHLQLGIPQPVLPFLNWLLLFNPGAAFSFLAQGSGWQRWFFTLLGLAASAYLVYLLARTQLNKTMSWALSLILGGALGNVLDRLMFGFVIDFIDYHYGSWHWPAFNIADSAISIGAALIILAELRRAFGKSAQPL; encoded by the coding sequence ATGCCACTTTATTATTCACTCACAATTGCTACCTTAGCCCTGCTATTAGATCAGTGCACTAAATGGCTAGCACTGAGTCATTTGCAACTAGGCATTCCCCAGCCTGTATTGCCTTTTCTAAATTGGCTTTTGCTTTTTAATCCAGGGGCAGCCTTTTCTTTTCTGGCACAAGGAAGTGGCTGGCAGCGCTGGTTCTTCACGCTTTTAGGTTTAGCAGCTTCAGCCTATCTCGTTTACTTGCTGGCACGTACTCAGCTGAATAAAACGATGTCGTGGGCATTGAGCCTGATTCTAGGCGGCGCCTTAGGCAATGTCTTAGATCGCTTGATGTTTGGTTTTGTGATTGATTTTATTGATTATCACTACGGTAGCTGGCATTGGCCAGCCTTCAATATTGCTGATAGTGCCATCTCAATTGGTGCAGCCCTCATTATTTTGGCTGAATTACGTAGGGCATTTGGCAAATCGGCCCAACCCCTTTAA
- the coaBC gene encoding bifunctional phosphopantothenoylcysteine decarboxylase/phosphopantothenate--cysteine ligase CoaBC has product MQSLLNKKIVLGISGGIAAYKSAELVRQLIQEGAQVQVVMTNAAQQFITPVTMQALSGNPVFTSQWDHSIANNMAHIELSRGADAILIAPASADLMAKLSLGLADDLLSTLCLARECPLLLAPAMNRQMWDHPATQRSVNRLESDGVSILGPASGSQACGETGMGRMLEPAEITEQLIAFFQPKPLNGKRVLITAGPTFEAIDPVRGITNLSSGKMGFAIARAAVEAGAEVHLIAGPCELETPLLSSGKIFRTNVTSAKVMHAAAMQAIDCDIFFAVAAVADWGIAKPSKEKIKRQGGKIPALDFVANPDILLDMASTAKTKAGKPHPYCVGFAAESSALAEHAAEKRKRKGIPMIVGNIGPDTFGSDLNQLLVIDATGSKTLKKADKLLLARQLVQLVAKKI; this is encoded by the coding sequence ATGCAATCACTCTTGAATAAAAAAATTGTCCTCGGTATCTCCGGGGGAATCGCCGCTTATAAGTCAGCTGAATTAGTGCGCCAGCTGATTCAAGAAGGTGCCCAGGTTCAAGTAGTGATGACCAATGCTGCGCAACAATTCATCACACCAGTGACGATGCAAGCTTTGAGTGGCAACCCCGTTTTTACCTCCCAATGGGATCACAGTATTGCAAATAATATGGCGCACATCGAACTGTCTCGAGGCGCGGATGCAATTCTCATTGCCCCAGCCAGCGCAGACCTGATGGCCAAACTCTCACTTGGTTTGGCTGACGACTTATTAAGCACCCTTTGCCTTGCAAGAGAATGTCCCCTGCTCCTAGCGCCCGCCATGAATCGTCAGATGTGGGATCACCCAGCCACCCAAAGAAGCGTGAACCGCCTGGAGTCTGATGGTGTATCGATTCTGGGGCCAGCTAGCGGTAGTCAAGCCTGTGGCGAGACTGGTATGGGCAGAATGCTCGAACCTGCTGAGATTACCGAACAACTCATTGCCTTCTTTCAACCTAAGCCGCTCAACGGAAAACGTGTCTTAATCACGGCAGGCCCGACCTTCGAAGCTATTGACCCCGTCCGCGGTATTACCAATTTGAGCTCCGGCAAGATGGGCTTTGCAATTGCTCGGGCAGCTGTTGAAGCAGGTGCAGAGGTTCATCTCATCGCCGGCCCTTGTGAACTGGAAACCCCCCTACTCAGCAGCGGAAAAATTTTCCGCACCAATGTGACCAGCGCCAAAGTGATGCATGCCGCTGCAATGCAAGCAATCGACTGCGATATTTTCTTTGCAGTTGCAGCAGTAGCGGATTGGGGTATTGCCAAACCTTCAAAAGAGAAAATCAAACGGCAAGGCGGCAAGATCCCAGCATTAGACTTCGTAGCCAACCCAGATATTTTGTTAGATATGGCCAGCACAGCAAAGACCAAGGCCGGCAAACCCCACCCTTACTGTGTTGGCTTTGCAGCAGAATCTTCTGCTCTTGCGGAACATGCTGCCGAGAAACGCAAGCGCAAAGGGATTCCGATGATTGTTGGTAATATTGGTCCCGACACCTTTGGCAGCGATCTCAATCAATTACTCGTGATTGATGCTACTGGTAGCAAAACACTCAAAAAGGCTGATAAGTTATTGCTAGCTCGTCAGCTGGTGCAACTTGTTGCTAAAAAGATTTAA
- the dut gene encoding dUTP diphosphatase — translation MQALQVKILDERMRSQLPTYGTPGSAGLDLRACIDQAIEIAPGQTVLVPTGLAIYVENPAYAALILPRSGLGHKHGIVLGNLVGLIDSDYQGQLMVSTWNRGSTPFTLEPMERLAQLVIVPVQQVELKIVEEFAETSRGAGGFGSTGRA, via the coding sequence ATGCAAGCATTGCAAGTCAAAATTCTCGATGAACGGATGCGTTCACAATTACCTACCTACGGTACACCTGGTAGCGCCGGTCTAGATCTGCGCGCTTGTATTGATCAAGCTATTGAGATTGCCCCCGGCCAGACAGTCCTAGTACCAACTGGTCTAGCCATCTATGTGGAAAATCCAGCTTATGCTGCGCTGATTCTGCCGCGCTCTGGCTTAGGCCATAAGCATGGCATTGTTCTGGGCAACCTTGTGGGCTTAATTGATTCTGATTACCAGGGGCAGCTCATGGTGAGCACTTGGAATAGGGGATCAACCCCATTCACACTGGAGCCCATGGAGCGCCTTGCGCAATTAGTCATCGTGCCTGTGCAGCAGGTTGAACTCAAAATAGTTGAAGAGTTTGCAGAGACTAGCCGTGGGGCTGGTGGTTTTGGCAGTACTGGTAGGGCGTAA
- the clpA gene encoding ATP-dependent Clp protease ATP-binding subunit ClpA produces the protein MIAQELEVSLHMAFVDARAARHEFITVEHLLAALLDNATAVEVLKACAVNIAELRAQLKNFINDNTPIVPGNDEVDTQPTLGFQRVIQRAIMHVQSTSSGKKEVTGANVLVAIFGEKDSHAVYFLQQQGVTRLDVVNFISHGVRKDQTEHAKPADPAQESEEAASSGKESPLDQYTQNLNALARQGKIDPLIGREAEVERVIQVLCRRRKNNPLLVGEAGVGKTAIAEGLAWRIVKGDVPEILADATVYSLDMGALLAGTKYRGDFEQRLKSVLKSLKDSAHGILFIDEIHTLIGAGAASGGTLDASNLLKPALSNGQLKCIGATTFTEYRGIFEKDAALSRRFQKVDVVEPTVDQTVQILRGLKSRFEEHHSVKYAAAALVAAAELSSRYINDRHLPDKAIDVIDEAGAAQRILPKSKQKKTIGRPEIEEIVAKIARIPPQSVTVDDRSKLQTLDRDIKSVVFGQDPAIEALASAIKMTRAGLGKIDRPIGSFLFSGPTGVGKTEVAKQLAYILGIELLRFDMSEYMERHAVSRLIGAPPGYVGFDQGGLLTEAVNKKPHCVLLLDEIEKAHPDIFNILLQVMDHGTLTDNNGRKTDFRNVIIIMTTNAGAEAMQKSTIGFTNARESGDEMADIKKFFTPEFRNRLDAIVSFKALDESIIMRVVDKFLMQLEEQLHEKKVDATFSPALRSHLAKHGFDPLMGARPMQRIIQDTVRKALADELLFGKLAQGGHVAVDIDADGKVLLEFDAPSIPKAPTKADIAPAEEI, from the coding sequence ATGATTGCCCAGGAATTAGAAGTCAGTTTGCACATGGCCTTTGTTGACGCAAGGGCAGCTCGACATGAATTCATTACGGTTGAGCACTTGCTTGCTGCACTGCTTGATAACGCTACAGCGGTGGAAGTTCTGAAAGCTTGCGCAGTCAATATTGCAGAGTTGCGTGCTCAGCTGAAAAATTTCATTAATGACAACACACCGATTGTGCCGGGTAATGATGAAGTCGATACACAGCCTACCTTGGGATTCCAGCGTGTGATTCAGCGTGCGATCATGCACGTGCAATCTACCTCAAGTGGTAAAAAAGAAGTGACTGGTGCCAACGTACTAGTTGCAATCTTTGGTGAAAAAGATTCGCATGCAGTGTATTTCTTGCAGCAGCAGGGTGTAACCCGCCTTGACGTGGTTAACTTCATTAGCCACGGCGTTCGCAAAGACCAAACAGAGCATGCTAAGCCTGCCGACCCTGCTCAAGAGTCTGAGGAAGCAGCATCAAGCGGTAAAGAAAGCCCACTCGACCAATATACCCAGAACCTCAATGCCTTGGCGCGTCAGGGGAAGATTGATCCATTGATTGGGCGCGAGGCTGAAGTTGAGCGCGTTATCCAGGTGCTGTGCCGTCGTCGTAAAAATAATCCACTCTTGGTAGGTGAGGCGGGCGTAGGTAAGACTGCGATTGCAGAAGGCCTGGCCTGGAGAATTGTGAAAGGTGATGTGCCCGAGATTTTGGCTGATGCAACGGTCTACTCACTCGATATGGGCGCCTTACTTGCGGGTACTAAATATCGCGGTGACTTTGAGCAACGCTTGAAGAGTGTTCTGAAATCCTTGAAAGACAGTGCACACGGCATTCTATTTATTGATGAGATTCATACTTTGATTGGTGCAGGTGCCGCCTCGGGCGGAACCTTGGATGCGAGTAATTTGCTCAAACCAGCCTTGTCTAATGGTCAGCTCAAATGCATTGGTGCAACAACCTTTACTGAGTACCGCGGTATTTTTGAAAAGGATGCAGCTCTCTCACGCCGTTTTCAGAAAGTTGATGTGGTTGAGCCAACTGTTGATCAAACCGTGCAAATTCTGCGTGGTCTGAAGTCTCGCTTCGAAGAGCACCATAGTGTCAAGTATGCCGCTGCAGCTCTAGTGGCTGCTGCAGAACTTTCCTCGCGCTATATCAACGATCGTCATTTGCCTGATAAGGCGATTGATGTGATTGATGAGGCTGGTGCTGCTCAGCGTATTCTGCCAAAGTCTAAACAGAAGAAAACAATCGGCCGTCCAGAGATTGAAGAGATTGTGGCTAAGATTGCCCGTATACCGCCCCAATCAGTCACAGTGGATGACCGTAGCAAGCTACAAACCTTAGATCGCGATATTAAGAGCGTGGTGTTTGGTCAAGACCCTGCGATTGAAGCTTTGGCAAGCGCCATCAAGATGACTCGGGCTGGCTTAGGTAAGATCGATCGCCCAATTGGCTCATTCTTATTCTCTGGGCCAACTGGAGTCGGCAAGACCGAGGTAGCAAAACAACTTGCCTATATCTTAGGTATTGAATTACTACGCTTTGATATGTCTGAGTACATGGAGCGCCATGCCGTCAGTCGTTTGATTGGCGCCCCCCCTGGTTATGTTGGTTTCGATCAAGGCGGCTTGCTGACTGAGGCTGTCAATAAGAAGCCCCATTGTGTCTTGTTATTAGATGAGATTGAGAAGGCCCACCCGGACATCTTCAACATCCTATTGCAGGTGATGGATCACGGTACCCTAACTGACAATAATGGCCGCAAGACCGACTTCAGAAACGTCATCATCATTATGACCACGAATGCTGGTGCGGAAGCCATGCAGAAGTCGACCATTGGCTTTACCAATGCGCGTGAGTCTGGTGATGAGATGGCTGATATTAAGAAGTTCTTCACACCCGAGTTCCGCAATCGCTTGGATGCCATTGTCTCCTTTAAGGCCTTGGATGAATCTATCATCATGCGGGTGGTTGATAAGTTCTTAATGCAACTAGAAGAGCAGTTGCACGAGAAAAAGGTAGATGCTACTTTCAGCCCGGCACTTCGCAGTCATTTGGCGAAGCACGGCTTCGATCCTCTGATGGGTGCGCGTCCAATGCAGCGGATTATTCAAGATACCGTTCGCAAGGCCCTTGCCGATGAATTGCTTTTTGGCAAATTAGCCCAGGGCGGTCATGTGGCTGTAGATATTGATGCTGATGGCAAAGTGCTACTTGAGTTTGACGCGCCAAGCATTCCAAAGGCGCCCACTAAGGCAGATATAGCGCCTGCTGAAGAAATTTAA